A single genomic interval of Helianthus annuus cultivar XRQ/B chromosome 13, HanXRQr2.0-SUNRISE, whole genome shotgun sequence harbors:
- the LOC110899857 gene encoding syntaxin-22 has protein sequence MSFQDIEAGRPLHTRRAGSMKQQDPTQAIASGIFQIGTAVNTFQRLVNTLGTPKDTPELREKLHKTRLHVGQLVKDTSDKLKQASEADHRAEVSASKKITDAKLAKDFQAVLKEFQKAQRLSAERETAYSPSVPQPIHPSRDDTNEMDSNSGRDPEQHALLYESRRQEVLLLDNEIAFNEAIIEERDQGIQEIQNQIGEVNEIFKDLAVLVHEQGTMIDDIGSNIENSQAATAQAKSHLVKASKSQRSNSSMTCLLFVILGIVLLIVVIVLTV, from the exons ATGAGTTTTCAAGACATCGAAGCGGGTCGCCCGCTCCATACCCGACGCGCGGGCAGTATGAAGCAGCAGGATCCGACCCAAGCAATTGCTTCTGGAATCTTCCAGATCGGTACTGCTGTTAACACGTTTCAGAGACTCGTCAATACGCTTGGTACTCCTAAAGATACCCCTGAGCTTCGTGAAAAGCT ACACAAAACAAGACTACATGTTGGACAATTGGTGAAGGATACATCCGATAAACTCAAGCAAGCTAGTGAAGCAGACCATCGTGCCGAAGTTAGT GCCAGTAAAAAGATTACAGATGCTAAACTCGCGAAAGATTTTCAAGCAGTTTTAAAAGAATTCCAGAAAGCACAACGGCTTTCAGCCGAAAGAGAGACAGCTTACTCTCCTTCCGTTCCTCAACCTATCCATCCATCACG TGATGACACCAACGAAATGGATTCCAACTCAGGCAGAGATCCAGAACAGCATGCTCTTCTTTACGAATCTAGAAG ACAAGAAGTGTTACTGTTGGACAACGAGATTGCATTTAACGAGGCTATTATTGAGGAAAGAGATCAGGGAATACAAGAAATTCAAAACCAGATCGGTGAGGTAAACGAAATATTCAAAGATCTTGCCGTTTTGGTTCATGAGCAAGGAACTATGATAG ATGATATTGGCTCGAATATCGAGAATTCTCAGGCTGCAACTGCACAGGCTAAATCCCATCTCGTGAAAGCGTCAAAGTCTCAAAGATCAAACTCGTCCATG ACTTGCTTACTCTTTGTAATCTTGGGGATTGTGCTTCTCATTGTGGTCATAGTTCTTACGGTTTGA
- the LOC110899856 gene encoding uncharacterized protein LOC110899856 yields the protein MVLWEITLGTAYFLGLKRTYKLALKIQRRLVSHKHPKTRQFLQRKTRSVFDVALKVHREVQKRDIEVGRNLGNWILRWLDKMKPAAQIRERNHTKTDNTKVNPAKKHLTDNRNQKPPQSHETSYIKNKDHESPGKRHFSSRQYCHAAYATVGMMMKPVGGNTQYRRFNTFEMKNTRLGFDGVIRNDIMWWMMQK from the exons ATGGTGTTATGGGAGATAACATTAGGAACAGCGTACTTTTTAGGATTAAAGAGGACTTACAAACTCGCTCTCAAGATTCAACGGCGTCTTGTTTCTCATAAACACCCTAAGACCCGTCAATTTCTTCAAAG GAAAACACGCTCCGTATTTGATGTGGCACTAAAGGTTCACCGAGAGGTACAAAAAAGAGACATCGAAGTAggtagaaatcttggaaactggATCCTAAGATGGCTGGACAAAATGAAACCCGCTGCGCAGATACGTGAACGAAACCATACCAAAACCGACAACACTAAAGTCAACCCCGCGAAAAAACATTTGACCGACAACCGTAACCAGAAGCCTCCACAAAGCCATGAAACATCTTACATCAAAAACAAGGATCATGAATCTCCCGGTAAGCGTCATTTTAGTTCAAGACAATATTGTCATGCAGCATATGCAACTGTCGGTATGATGATGAAGCCGGTTGGAGGTAATACTCAGTACAGACGGTTCAACACTTTTGAGATGAAAAATACAAGATTAGGGTTTGATGGGGTGATTCGGAATGATATAATGTGGTGGATGATGCAGAAATAG